In the genome of Actinomycetota bacterium, one region contains:
- a CDS encoding YebC/PmpR family DNA-binding transcriptional regulator, with product MSGHSKWATIKHKKGAADKARGKLFAKLIRQVEVAAREGGGDIESNATLRTMFQKARDASVPTDTIERAIKRGTGELEGVRYEPMSYEGYAPCGVAVYVECLSDNRNRTGAEVRNLFTKNGGSVAEPGAVAWQFERKGVVIMGKRASEDDVMLVALDAGAEDLRDQGDTFELTCAPGDLARLRQALDDAGLAFDSAEVTMVPSNVVPLQTESDARKVLRLIDALEEHDDVQGVYANFDIPDAVLEAVEA from the coding sequence ATGTCGGGCCATTCGAAGTGGGCGACGATCAAGCACAAGAAGGGCGCGGCCGACAAGGCGCGGGGCAAGCTGTTCGCCAAGCTCATCCGCCAGGTCGAGGTGGCAGCACGCGAGGGCGGGGGCGACATCGAGTCGAACGCGACGTTGCGCACCATGTTCCAGAAGGCGCGCGACGCGTCGGTGCCGACCGACACCATCGAGCGGGCCATCAAGCGCGGCACCGGCGAGCTCGAAGGCGTGCGCTACGAGCCCATGTCGTACGAGGGCTACGCACCGTGTGGCGTCGCGGTCTACGTCGAGTGCCTCAGCGACAATCGCAACCGGACCGGCGCCGAGGTGCGGAACCTCTTCACCAAGAACGGCGGCTCGGTGGCCGAGCCCGGCGCGGTCGCGTGGCAGTTCGAGCGGAAGGGCGTCGTGATCATGGGCAAGCGGGCGTCCGAGGACGACGTGATGCTCGTCGCGCTCGACGCCGGCGCGGAGGACCTCCGCGACCAGGGCGACACGTTCGAGCTCACCTGCGCGCCCGGCGACCTGGCGCGGCTCCGTCAGGCGCTCGACGACGCGGGCCTCGCGTTCGACTCCGCCGAGGTCACGATGGTGCCGTCCAACGTCGTTCCGCTCCAGACGGAGAGCGACGCGCGCAAGGTGCTGCGCCTCATCGACGCGCTCGAGGAGCACGACGACGTGCAGGGCGTCTACGCCAACTTCGACATCCCCGACGCCGTGCTCGAGGCGGTGGAAGCGTGA
- a CDS encoding redoxin domain-containing protein: MIAVGEAAPDFSLEGTGGRRYTLAEHRGAPVVLAFYPADGSPVCSIQLPDYSLDIGAFRELGATLLAISPQDVASHEDFARRVGIAFPLLADPDRAVGRAYGIVGPLGFYRRAVVVVDGGGIVRHARRTLGYAYPSSESVLNATREALVPA, encoded by the coding sequence GTGATCGCGGTAGGGGAGGCGGCTCCCGACTTCAGCCTGGAGGGCACCGGCGGCAGGCGCTACACGCTCGCGGAGCACCGGGGCGCGCCGGTCGTGCTCGCGTTCTACCCGGCCGACGGTTCCCCCGTGTGCTCGATCCAGCTGCCCGACTACTCGCTCGACATCGGGGCCTTCCGCGAGCTCGGCGCCACCCTGCTCGCCATCAGCCCGCAGGACGTCGCGAGCCACGAGGACTTCGCCCGTCGGGTCGGCATCGCATTTCCGTTGCTCGCGGATCCCGACCGGGCCGTGGGGCGGGCCTACGGCATCGTCGGCCCCCTGGGCTTCTACCGGCGGGCGGTGGTGGTCGTCGACGGCGGTGGCATCGTGCGCCATGCTCGCCGCACGCTCGGCTACGCCTACCCGTCGAGCGAGAGCGTGCTGAACGCGACACGCGAGGCGCTCGTCCCCGCCTGA
- the ruvC gene encoding crossover junction endodeoxyribonuclease RuvC, with protein sequence MFVLGVDPGVSRCGYGCISSDGISSDGPGSIGSLNGRGRGRGELSVVAMGVVTTPAPDELPSRLAALDAELRRLLAELRPDAVAVERLFFQANARTAMSVGQASGLVLAAASAAGAQVVQYTPNEVKQAVAGYGAAPKEQMQRMVQAQLRLPAKPEPADVADALALALCHLAMAPLQARIRAASGSGVAR encoded by the coding sequence ATGTTCGTACTGGGCGTCGATCCGGGTGTGTCGCGCTGCGGCTACGGCTGCATCTCGAGTGACGGCATCTCCAGTGACGGGCCGGGCTCAATCGGTTCACTGAACGGGAGGGGCAGGGGCAGGGGGGAGCTGTCCGTGGTCGCGATGGGTGTCGTCACCACGCCGGCGCCCGACGAGCTGCCCAGCCGGCTGGCGGCCCTCGATGCCGAGCTGCGCCGCCTTCTCGCCGAGCTGCGGCCCGACGCGGTCGCGGTCGAGCGCCTGTTCTTCCAGGCCAACGCCCGCACCGCGATGTCGGTGGGTCAGGCGAGCGGGCTGGTGCTGGCGGCCGCGAGCGCCGCCGGCGCGCAGGTCGTGCAGTACACGCCGAACGAGGTGAAGCAGGCCGTCGCCGGCTACGGCGCCGCGCCGAAGGAGCAGATGCAGCGCATGGTGCAGGCCCAGCTGAGGTTGCCCGCCAAGCCCGAGCCGGCCGATGTCGCCGACGCGCTCGCGCTCGCGCTGTGCCATCTGGCGATGGCGCCCCTCCAGGCGCGCATCCGAGCCGCGTCCGGCTCGGGGGTGGCGCGGTGA
- the ruvA gene encoding Holliday junction branch migration protein RuvA has translation MPSGDGAPPGAHPSRVRLGGGAVIGSLRGTVLDRSAAGEALVEVGGVGYRVTVAPGTLAGLGDVGAPVFFWVHHHVRDDAVTLYGFTARPERDCFEALIGAHGVGPALALAILSVHTPMTLRRCLLDGDLDALTLVPGVGKKTAARLLIELKSRLDLPELDLVAFEGGADGASARSELRAALAGLGYEPDEVGAVLRRLPADGEVEPMLREALKLLAVER, from the coding sequence GTGCCATCTGGCGATGGCGCCCCTCCAGGCGCGCATCCGAGCCGCGTCCGGCTCGGGGGTGGCGCGGTGATCGGCTCGCTCCGCGGCACGGTGCTCGACCGGTCGGCGGCAGGGGAGGCGCTCGTCGAGGTGGGCGGCGTGGGTTACCGCGTCACGGTGGCCCCGGGGACGCTCGCCGGGTTGGGCGACGTGGGGGCTCCGGTCTTCTTCTGGGTGCACCACCACGTGCGCGATGACGCGGTCACGCTCTACGGCTTCACCGCCCGGCCCGAGCGCGACTGCTTCGAGGCGCTCATCGGAGCCCACGGCGTCGGCCCGGCGCTGGCGCTCGCAATTCTCTCCGTCCACACGCCGATGACGCTCCGGCGCTGCCTGCTCGACGGCGACCTCGACGCGCTCACGCTGGTGCCCGGTGTCGGCAAGAAGACCGCGGCGCGACTGCTGATCGAGCTCAAGTCCCGGCTCGACCTGCCCGAGCTCGACCTGGTGGCGTTCGAGGGCGGGGCCGACGGTGCCTCGGCCCGCTCCGAGCTGCGGGCCGCGCTGGCCGGCCTCGGCTACGAGCCCGACGAGGTCGGCGCCGTGCTCCGGCGCCTGCCGGCCGACGGCGAGGTCGAGCCGATGTTGCGAGAGGCGCTCAAGCTCCTCGCGGTCGAGCGATGA
- the ruvB gene encoding Holliday junction branch migration DNA helicase RuvB, protein MWQSGAAAEARGRCTDERGPKRSGGPQLPCGRAVQRPRHEDGATVSRNELLVTAAEPGDAVEEVTLRPRRLHEFVGQAALKEHLEILLEAARRRQQPVDHLLFAGPPGLGKTTMAGIVAAELGVSLRVTSGPAIERAGDLAALLTNLDEGEVLFIDEIHRLSRVVEEVLYPAMEDFQLDIVIGKGPAARSLRLDLPHFTLVGATTRTGLITSPLRDRFGFVARLDFYAPDELELIVERAARILDVRLEPEGADEVARRARGTPRIANRLLRRVRDFAEVRSDGVVTRAVAREALTLFEVDEQGLDKVDRSILGAICHRFGGGPVGLSTLAISVGEETDTVEDVYEPYLLQLGLLKRTPRGRVATLAAFAHLGLPPPERLPALFD, encoded by the coding sequence ATGTGGCAGAGCGGTGCAGCGGCCGAGGCACGAGGACGGTGCACCGATGAGCGAGGACCGAAGCGAAGCGGAGGACCGCAGCTCCCATGTGGCAGAGCGGTGCAGCGGCCGAGGCACGAGGACGGTGCAACGGTGAGTCGCAACGAGCTGCTCGTGACCGCGGCGGAGCCCGGCGACGCGGTCGAGGAGGTCACGCTCCGGCCGCGGCGCCTCCACGAGTTCGTGGGTCAGGCCGCGCTGAAGGAGCACCTCGAGATCCTGCTGGAAGCGGCGAGGCGACGACAGCAACCCGTCGACCACCTCCTCTTCGCCGGACCGCCGGGCCTCGGCAAGACCACGATGGCCGGCATCGTCGCGGCCGAGCTGGGCGTGAGCCTCCGGGTGACGTCGGGGCCCGCGATCGAGCGCGCCGGCGACCTGGCCGCGCTCCTGACCAACCTCGACGAGGGTGAGGTCCTCTTCATCGACGAGATCCACCGTCTGAGCCGGGTGGTGGAGGAGGTCCTGTACCCGGCCATGGAGGACTTCCAGCTCGACATCGTGATCGGCAAGGGGCCGGCCGCCCGCTCGTTGCGCCTCGACCTGCCGCACTTCACGCTCGTCGGCGCGACGACGCGCACCGGGCTCATCACCAGCCCGCTGCGCGACCGGTTCGGGTTCGTGGCCCGTCTCGACTTTTACGCGCCGGACGAGCTCGAGCTCATCGTCGAGCGCGCGGCGCGGATCCTCGACGTGCGGCTCGAGCCGGAGGGCGCCGACGAGGTGGCGCGGCGGGCGCGGGGCACCCCGCGGATCGCCAACCGGCTCCTGCGCCGCGTGCGCGACTTCGCCGAGGTGCGCAGCGACGGCGTGGTCACCCGGGCGGTCGCGCGCGAAGCGTTGACGTTGTTCGAGGTCGACGAGCAGGGGCTCGACAAGGTCGACCGGTCGATCCTCGGTGCGATCTGCCACCGGTTCGGGGGTGGCCCGGTGGGCCTGTCCACCCTCGCGATCAGCGTCGGCGAAGAAACCGACACGGTGGAAGACGTGTACGAGCCCTACCTCCTGCAGCTCGGCCTGCTCAAGCGCACCCCGCGAGGCCGAGTGGCCACGCTCGCCGCGTTCGCCCATCTCGGCCTTCCCCCGCCCGAGCGGCTGCCAGCGCTGTTCGACTGA
- the queA gene encoding tRNA preQ1(34) S-adenosylmethionine ribosyltransferase-isomerase QueA, translating to MGPDAFDYDLPAAAIAQVPAEPRDAARLLVSLEAGGAAAHLQVADLAELLGPGDLLVLNDTRVLPARLRLRRATGGAVEVLLLEPDDEPRTWTALVRPGRRLPPGTRVEGPGLAVVIGERIDGGRRRVEVQGSIAEHGVVPLPPYIHATLMDPERYQTVYARRSGSVAAPTAGLHLTSALLDRCRAAGAEIARVDLAVGLDTFKPLAVDDLDAHVMHTERYSVPAATMEACGRAQRVIAVGTSTVRALESAARGDLEGRTDLFIRHPFEFRVVDVLLTNFHVPRSTLLVLLDAFIGARWRDLYARALDDGYRFLSFGDAMLVGRRPAERIVGRRPAEQ from the coding sequence GTGGGGCCGGACGCGTTCGACTATGACCTGCCCGCGGCGGCAATCGCCCAGGTGCCGGCCGAACCGCGCGACGCGGCGCGCCTGTTGGTGTCGCTCGAGGCCGGCGGTGCGGCCGCGCACTTGCAGGTCGCCGACCTCGCCGAGCTGCTCGGTCCGGGCGACCTCCTCGTGCTCAACGACACGCGCGTCCTGCCTGCCCGGCTGCGGCTGCGCCGAGCCACCGGAGGGGCCGTCGAGGTGCTCCTGCTCGAACCCGACGACGAGCCGCGCACGTGGACCGCGCTCGTGCGACCCGGTCGCCGGCTGCCCCCGGGCACGCGCGTCGAGGGCCCCGGCCTCGCGGTGGTGATCGGTGAACGGATCGACGGCGGGCGCCGGCGGGTCGAGGTGCAGGGCTCGATCGCGGAGCACGGCGTCGTGCCGCTGCCGCCGTACATCCACGCGACACTGATGGACCCGGAGCGTTATCAGACCGTGTACGCGCGGCGGTCGGGCTCGGTCGCGGCGCCGACGGCCGGGCTCCATCTGACGTCCGCGTTGCTCGACCGCTGCCGGGCCGCGGGAGCCGAGATCGCGCGGGTCGACCTCGCGGTGGGCCTCGACACGTTCAAGCCGCTCGCGGTCGACGACCTCGACGCGCACGTCATGCACACCGAGCGCTACTCCGTGCCGGCGGCGACGATGGAGGCGTGCGGGCGCGCCCAGCGGGTGATCGCGGTCGGCACAAGCACGGTGCGCGCGTTGGAATCGGCGGCGCGGGGCGACCTCGAAGGGCGCACCGACCTCTTCATCCGCCATCCGTTCGAGTTCCGGGTCGTCGACGTGCTCCTGACGAACTTCCACGTTCCCCGCTCGACGTTGCTCGTGCTGCTCGACGCGTTCATCGGCGCCCGTTGGCGAGACCTCTACGCACGCGCGCTCGACGACGGCTACCGGTTCCTCTCCTTCGGGGACGCGATGCTCGTTGGTCGGCGTCCCGCCGAACGCATCGTTGGTCGGCGTCCCGCCGAACAATGA
- the tgt gene encoding tRNA guanosine(34) transglycosylase Tgt yields the protein MTLAFELDGLDGTARAGRATTARGTFTTPCFMPVGTRGAVRTVSAVDLEDLGAQVVLANTYHLMLRPGVDVVAAAGGLHDFTGWPGHILTDSGGYQVFSLSPAVDDDGVTFRSTYDGSAHRLTPESAVAAQEALGADIAMVLDVCPALPAPADVVRRAVDRTAAWAARSRRVHRREGQALFGIVQGGTDELLRADSARRTIEVGFDGYAVGGLSVGESRAAMLDALAAAVAELPTERPRYLMGVGDPAGLVEAVGLGVDLFDCVLPTRLARHGTVLTAEGRLHLRNAAYLRDDRPLDPTCTCPVCARWSRSYLRHLHQVGEPGAGRLLTIHNLAWTFAFVASLRGSVLDGTFGARRAAVLATWAPAA from the coding sequence ATGACCCTCGCCTTCGAGCTCGACGGACTCGACGGGACGGCGCGAGCGGGCCGTGCGACGACGGCTCGAGGCACGTTCACGACGCCGTGCTTCATGCCCGTCGGCACGCGGGGTGCGGTGCGCACCGTGTCGGCGGTCGACCTCGAGGATCTCGGTGCGCAGGTGGTGCTGGCGAACACGTACCACCTGATGCTGCGACCGGGCGTCGACGTGGTGGCCGCGGCCGGCGGGCTCCACGACTTCACGGGCTGGCCCGGTCACATCCTCACCGATTCCGGCGGCTACCAAGTGTTCTCGCTGTCCCCGGCGGTCGACGACGACGGCGTCACGTTCCGCTCCACCTACGACGGGTCCGCCCATCGCCTCACACCCGAGTCCGCGGTCGCCGCCCAGGAGGCGCTGGGGGCCGACATCGCCATGGTGCTCGACGTGTGCCCGGCGCTGCCGGCCCCCGCCGACGTCGTCCGCCGGGCCGTGGACCGCACCGCGGCGTGGGCCGCCCGCTCCCGGCGGGTGCACAGACGCGAGGGCCAGGCGCTATTCGGCATCGTGCAGGGCGGCACCGACGAGCTGCTCCGGGCGGACAGCGCGCGCCGCACGATCGAGGTCGGGTTCGACGGCTACGCCGTCGGCGGGCTCTCGGTCGGCGAGTCGCGCGCGGCCATGCTCGATGCGCTGGCGGCCGCCGTCGCCGAGCTCCCGACCGAGCGACCCCGCTACCTCATGGGGGTCGGCGACCCGGCGGGACTGGTGGAGGCGGTCGGCCTGGGCGTCGACCTCTTCGACTGTGTGCTCCCGACCCGGCTGGCCCGCCATGGAACCGTGCTGACCGCCGAGGGACGCCTCCACCTGCGCAACGCCGCGTACCTTCGTGACGATCGGCCCCTCGACCCGACCTGTACGTGTCCGGTGTGCGCGCGCTGGTCGCGCAGCTACCTGCGCCATCTGCACCAGGTGGGGGAGCCGGGCGCGGGCCGCCTCCTGACCATCCACAACCTGGCATGGACGTTCGCGTTCGTGGCTTCGCTGCGCGGCAGCGTGCTCGACGGCACGTTCGGCGCCCGGCGGGCGGCCGTGCTCGCGACCTGGGCTCCGGCCGCGTGA
- the yajC gene encoding preprotein translocase subunit YajC, whose protein sequence is MGILLFLLPVIVLVLLMRQQQRRLRQHQALVASIEVGDEVVTTSGIFGTITSLDDETAQLEVAPGLALKVAKRAIGGIVGPVNTADDDAADDDDADDADEADERPEAGPVQDAS, encoded by the coding sequence ATGGGCATTCTTCTCTTCCTTCTTCCGGTCATCGTCCTGGTCCTGCTCATGCGCCAGCAGCAACGTCGTCTGCGTCAGCACCAGGCGCTCGTCGCGAGCATCGAGGTCGGTGACGAGGTGGTCACGACCAGCGGCATCTTCGGCACGATCACCTCGCTCGACGACGAAACCGCCCAGCTCGAGGTCGCACCCGGGCTCGCCCTGAAGGTGGCCAAGCGCGCCATCGGAGGGATCGTGGGCCCGGTGAACACGGCCGACGACGACGCCGCCGACGACGACGACGCCGACGACGCCGACGAGGCGGACGAGCGACCCGAGGCGGGGCCCGTGCAGGACGCGTCGTAG
- the secD gene encoding protein translocase subunit SecD translates to MRRSQLVSLVVVLAVAVGALLATLVAGNSPQLGLDLQGGASVVLAPKNKVDSGVLDQSIEIIRSRVDAIGVAEPDISRQGNSIVVQLPGVKNKDRALQLVGTTAQLFFRPVIQALPASDKTPVTTTTAPRATTTTVAGATTTAPATTTTAPANDVSTKTTPREDDKPGATVVLPMKDRHGNVTQRLQLGPSELTGRAISSARANLDANGQWLVEFTLTGKGSTAFDALAAKYVGRQVAIDLDGVVKSAPTIQQAKFNGRGQITGDFTQGEAKDLALVLRYGSLPVQLERQSVQTVSATLGKDSLSAGLAAGAIGLALVALYMLAYYRALGLVVWLGLGVSAALMYSIVTYLGQSSGLALTLAGTTGIIVSVGVTVDSYIVYFERLKDEVRAGKTVRSSVDRGFSRAYRTILAADTSSFIGAMLLYLLTVGPVRGFAFFLGLSTLLDVVIAYFFTRPMVILLGRSRLFTEARWVGVARGLAVQPAEEVA, encoded by the coding sequence ATGCGCCGCTCCCAGCTCGTGTCGCTCGTCGTTGTCCTCGCCGTTGCCGTGGGAGCGCTGCTGGCGACCCTCGTGGCGGGCAACTCACCCCAACTCGGGCTCGACCTGCAGGGTGGCGCGTCGGTGGTGCTCGCGCCGAAGAACAAGGTCGACTCCGGTGTGCTCGACCAGTCGATCGAGATCATCCGCAGTCGCGTCGACGCCATCGGCGTGGCCGAACCCGACATCAGCCGGCAGGGCAACTCGATCGTCGTCCAGCTGCCCGGCGTGAAGAACAAGGACCGGGCGCTGCAGCTGGTCGGTACGACCGCGCAGCTCTTCTTCCGTCCCGTCATCCAGGCGCTGCCGGCCAGTGACAAGACGCCGGTCACCACCACCACCGCGCCGCGGGCCACGACCACGACGGTCGCGGGTGCGACGACCACCGCACCGGCGACCACCACCACCGCGCCTGCCAACGACGTGAGCACCAAGACCACGCCGCGGGAGGACGACAAGCCCGGGGCCACCGTCGTGCTGCCCATGAAGGACCGCCACGGCAATGTGACTCAGCGGCTGCAGCTGGGCCCCTCCGAGCTCACCGGTCGCGCGATCAGCTCGGCGCGTGCGAACCTCGATGCCAACGGTCAGTGGCTGGTCGAGTTCACGCTGACCGGCAAGGGATCGACCGCATTCGACGCGCTGGCGGCCAAGTACGTGGGTCGACAGGTCGCGATCGACCTCGACGGAGTCGTGAAGTCCGCCCCCACCATCCAGCAGGCCAAGTTCAACGGCCGCGGGCAGATCACGGGCGACTTCACCCAGGGCGAGGCCAAGGATCTCGCGCTCGTGCTGCGCTACGGCTCGCTGCCCGTGCAGCTCGAGCGTCAGTCGGTGCAGACCGTGTCGGCCACGCTCGGCAAGGACTCGCTCTCGGCCGGCCTGGCCGCCGGTGCCATCGGTCTCGCGCTCGTGGCGCTCTACATGCTCGCCTACTACCGGGCGCTCGGCCTCGTGGTGTGGCTGGGCTTGGGCGTCTCGGCCGCGCTCATGTACTCGATCGTCACGTATCTCGGACAGTCGAGCGGGCTCGCGCTGACGCTGGCGGGGACCACCGGGATCATCGTGTCGGTCGGCGTCACCGTGGACTCGTACATCGTCTACTTCGAGCGGCTCAAAGACGAGGTCCGCGCGGGCAAGACCGTGCGCTCGTCGGTCGATCGAGGCTTCAGTCGCGCCTACCGCACGATCCTCGCGGCCGACACGTCGTCGTTCATCGGCGCCATGCTCCTCTATCTGCTCACCGTCGGACCGGTGCGCGGCTTCGCGTTCTTCCTCGGGCTCTCGACGTTGCTCGACGTGGTCATCGCCTACTTCTTCACCCGCCCGATGGTGATCCTCCTCGGGCGCAGCCGCCTGTTCACCGAAGCCCGTTGGGTGGGCGTCGCCCGCGGCCTGGCCGTGCAGCCGGCCGAGGAGGTTGCATGA
- the secF gene encoding protein translocase subunit SecF, protein MSESGKSSIWHRLYHGETSYDFVGRWKLWFMISGAVIVVGIASLVLQGLHLGIDFKGGTVWEVPVKKDLVDAARSSLAGTGLGEAKIQLAESSSGKTLRVEVRRFTGTDAEIAAEQQTVSRRLAKLAGVSPNDVNVNDVGPSFGRSVANKARTALIVFFIVITIYISLRFEWKMAAAALAAVVHDILVTVGVYSLSRFEVTPATVVAFLTILGYSLYDTIVVFDKVEENTKGLSASGRMTYAETVNLSMNQVMMRSINTSLVAIMPILSVLVIGAFVLGATTLKDFGLALLIGLLTGAYSSIFVASPILALLKEREPRYAAIRQRHATRGAVATGPPLTPAAAAAIAGATPAASDRGDGERVGARAPTSGRPRPAPAARQVNRPPPRPRKKGKRR, encoded by the coding sequence ATGAGCGAATCGGGCAAGTCCAGCATCTGGCACCGGCTGTACCACGGCGAGACGTCGTACGACTTCGTCGGTCGTTGGAAGCTGTGGTTCATGATCTCGGGCGCGGTGATCGTCGTCGGCATCGCTTCTCTGGTGCTGCAAGGCCTGCACCTCGGCATCGACTTCAAGGGCGGCACGGTCTGGGAGGTGCCGGTCAAGAAGGATCTCGTCGACGCGGCCCGCAGCTCGCTCGCGGGCACCGGTCTCGGGGAAGCCAAGATCCAGCTCGCCGAATCGTCGTCCGGAAAGACACTGCGGGTGGAGGTGCGCCGCTTCACCGGCACCGACGCGGAGATCGCCGCCGAGCAGCAGACGGTCAGTCGACGGCTGGCCAAGCTGGCCGGAGTGAGCCCGAACGACGTGAACGTCAACGACGTGGGCCCGTCGTTCGGCCGCAGCGTCGCCAACAAGGCGCGCACCGCCCTCATCGTGTTCTTCATCGTCATCACCATCTACATCTCGTTGCGCTTCGAGTGGAAGATGGCGGCGGCCGCGCTGGCCGCGGTGGTGCACGACATCCTGGTGACGGTCGGCGTCTACTCGCTTTCGCGTTTCGAGGTGACGCCGGCCACCGTCGTCGCCTTCCTCACCATCCTCGGTTACTCGCTGTACGACACGATCGTCGTGTTCGACAAGGTCGAGGAGAACACCAAGGGGCTGTCGGCGTCGGGGCGCATGACCTACGCGGAGACCGTCAACCTGTCCATGAACCAGGTGATGATGCGCTCGATCAACACCTCGCTCGTGGCGATCATGCCCATTCTCTCGGTCCTGGTGATCGGGGCGTTCGTCCTGGGCGCGACGACCCTGAAGGACTTCGGCCTGGCCCTGCTGATCGGCCTCCTCACCGGCGCCTACTCGTCGATCTTCGTGGCCTCGCCGATCCTCGCCCTTCTCAAGGAGCGCGAGCCCCGCTACGCCGCCATCCGCCAGCGTCATGCCACCAGGGGAGCGGTCGCCACCGGGCCTCCCCTCACCCCCGCAGCCGCGGCGGCCATCGCGGGCGCAACTCCGGCTGCGAGCGACCGGGGTGACGGTGAACGGGTCGGCGCGCGCGCGCCGACGTCGGGCCGGCCCCGACCCGCGCCCGCGGCGCGGCAGGTCAACCGTCCGCCGCCGCGGCCGCGCAAGAAGGGCAAGCGCCGCTGA
- a CDS encoding adenine phosphoribosyltransferase codes for MAPESSWLKNHIRDIPDFPRPGVVFKDITPLLADVDAFRFTVDAIADHFAGRTVDKVLGVEARGFILAAPVAYRFGAGFVPVRKAGKLPWQIEKEEYELEYGTDLLEIHRDALGPGEQTLVIDDVLATGGTAAASIRLVRKLGASVVGSGSIIELGFLEGRSKLEGVDIISLVNYE; via the coding sequence GTGGCCCCGGAATCATCCTGGCTGAAGAACCACATCCGCGACATCCCCGACTTCCCGCGACCGGGCGTCGTGTTCAAGGACATCACGCCCCTGCTGGCCGACGTCGACGCGTTTCGCTTCACGGTCGACGCGATCGCCGACCACTTCGCGGGGCGCACGGTCGACAAGGTCCTGGGGGTGGAGGCCCGGGGCTTCATCCTGGCCGCGCCGGTCGCGTACCGGTTCGGCGCCGGCTTCGTGCCCGTCCGCAAGGCGGGCAAGCTGCCGTGGCAGATCGAGAAGGAGGAGTACGAGCTCGAGTACGGCACCGACCTCCTCGAGATCCACCGCGACGCGCTGGGTCCCGGCGAGCAGACTCTGGTGATCGACGACGTCCTGGCCACCGGCGGCACCGCCGCCGCATCGATCCGCCTCGTGCGGAAGCTGGGCGCGTCGGTCGTGGGCTCCGGGTCGATCATCGAGCTGGGGTTCCTCGAGGGCCGGAGCAAGCTCGAGGGCGTCGACATCATCTCCCTGGTGAACTACGAGTAG